Proteins encoded in a region of the Paucibacter sediminis genome:
- a CDS encoding NAD-dependent epimerase/dehydratase family protein yields the protein MTKILIIGANGQIGTELAQELALRHGNANVITSDLAPEGRVPTLTHEMLDVTDAAALTAVAKRHGITQVYHLAAALSATGEKHPMWAWDLNMKGLLNVLELARVQKLERVFWPSSIAAFGPKTPQLATPQDTVMDPSTVYGISKLAGEGWCRWYHANHGVDVRSLRYPGLISWKTPPGGGTTDYAVEIFHAALKTGRYSCFLEEGQALPMMYMPDALRATIELMEAPAEAIRERGSYNLAGVSFTPAEIAAAIRAEIPAFEISYAPDFRQAIAASWPQSIDDSRARADWGWQLAYDLRAMVGDMLKELRPLLT from the coding sequence ATGACCAAGATCCTCATCATCGGCGCCAACGGCCAGATCGGCACCGAGCTGGCGCAAGAGCTGGCGCTGCGCCATGGCAATGCCAACGTCATCACCAGCGACCTGGCCCCCGAGGGCCGCGTGCCCACGCTGACGCACGAGATGCTGGACGTGACCGACGCCGCCGCGCTCACCGCGGTGGCCAAGCGCCATGGCATCACCCAGGTCTACCACCTCGCCGCGGCGCTCTCCGCCACCGGCGAGAAGCACCCCATGTGGGCCTGGGACCTGAACATGAAGGGCCTGCTGAACGTGCTGGAGCTGGCGCGGGTGCAGAAGCTCGAGCGCGTGTTCTGGCCCAGCTCGATCGCCGCCTTCGGCCCCAAGACGCCGCAGCTGGCGACGCCGCAGGACACGGTGATGGACCCCAGCACCGTCTACGGCATCTCCAAGCTGGCCGGCGAGGGCTGGTGCCGCTGGTACCACGCCAACCATGGCGTGGACGTGCGCAGCCTGCGCTACCCCGGCCTGATCAGCTGGAAGACCCCGCCCGGCGGCGGCACCACCGACTACGCGGTGGAGATCTTCCACGCCGCGCTCAAGACGGGCCGCTACAGCTGCTTCCTCGAAGAGGGTCAGGCCTTGCCGATGATGTACATGCCGGACGCGCTGCGCGCCACCATCGAGCTGATGGAAGCGCCCGCCGAGGCGATCCGCGAGCGCGGCTCCTATAACCTGGCGGGCGTGAGCTTCACGCCGGCCGAGATTGCCGCGGCGATCCGCGCCGAGATCCCCGCTTTCGAGATCAGCTACGCGCCCGATTTCCGCCAGGCGATTGCCGCCAGCTGGCCGCAGTCCATCGACGACAGCCGGGCCAGGGCCGACTGGGGCTGGCAGCTGGCCTACGACCTGCGCGCCATGGTGGGCGACATGCTCAAGGAATTGCGTCCGCTCTTGACCTGA
- the kbl gene encoding glycine C-acetyltransferase: MMTTSVNSGDAFYAHVRQELQGIRDAGLFKKERVITTPQGADVHTAEGGDVINLCANNYLGLSSHPDVIAAAHEALRTHGYGLSSVRFICGTQDLHKTLEARLARFLGTEDTILYAAAFDANGGLFEPLLGEQDAIISDELNHASIIDGIRLCKAQRYRYKHNDLADLEVQLQAARAKGARHVLVFTDGVFSMDGTIAQLDKIRALTDQYGALLGIDECHASGFLGKTGRGTHEYRNVFGKIDIITGTLGKALGGASGGFTSGRKEVIELLRQRSRPYLFSNTVAPSIVGASIAVLDLLEASTALRDKLEANTAYFRAAIQAAGFEIKPGTHPIVPIMVYDAVKAQQLSARLLELGVYAVGFFFPVVPKGQARIRVQVSAGHERHHLEKAVAAFTQAGRELGLIPA, from the coding sequence ATGATGACCACCAGCGTGAACAGCGGCGACGCCTTCTATGCGCATGTGCGCCAGGAACTGCAAGGTATCCGCGATGCCGGCCTGTTCAAGAAGGAGCGCGTCATCACCACGCCGCAGGGCGCCGATGTGCACACCGCCGAGGGCGGCGACGTCATCAACCTCTGTGCCAACAACTACCTGGGCCTGTCCTCGCATCCGGACGTGATCGCCGCCGCCCATGAGGCGCTGCGCACGCATGGCTACGGCCTCTCCTCGGTGCGCTTCATCTGCGGCACGCAGGACCTGCACAAGACCCTGGAGGCACGCCTGGCGCGCTTCCTCGGCACCGAGGACACCATCCTCTACGCGGCCGCGTTTGACGCCAACGGCGGCCTGTTCGAGCCGCTGCTGGGCGAGCAGGACGCCATCATCAGCGACGAGCTCAACCACGCCTCCATCATCGACGGCATCCGCCTGTGCAAGGCGCAGCGCTATCGCTACAAGCACAACGACCTGGCCGACCTGGAAGTGCAGCTGCAGGCCGCCCGCGCCAAGGGCGCGCGCCATGTCCTGGTGTTCACCGACGGCGTGTTCTCGATGGACGGCACCATCGCCCAGCTCGACAAGATCCGCGCGCTCACCGACCAATACGGCGCGCTGCTGGGCATCGACGAATGCCATGCCAGCGGCTTCCTGGGCAAGACCGGCCGCGGCACGCATGAGTACCGCAATGTGTTCGGCAAGATCGACATCATCACCGGCACCCTGGGCAAGGCCCTGGGCGGCGCCTCGGGTGGCTTCACCAGCGGCCGCAAGGAAGTGATCGAGCTGCTGCGCCAGCGCTCGCGCCCCTATCTGTTCTCCAACACGGTGGCGCCCAGCATCGTCGGCGCCTCGATCGCGGTGCTGGACCTGCTGGAAGCCTCCACCGCGCTGCGCGACAAGCTGGAGGCCAACACCGCCTACTTCCGCGCCGCCATCCAGGCCGCCGGCTTCGAGATCAAGCCCGGCACCCATCCCATCGTGCCCATCATGGTGTACGACGCGGTGAAGGCCCAGCAGCTCAGCGCCCGCCTGCTGGAGCTGGGCGTCTATGCCGTGGGCTTCTTCTTCCCGGTGGTGCCCAAGGGCCAGGCGCGCATCCGCGTGCAGGTCTCGGCCGGCCACGAGCGTCATCACCTCGAAAAGGCGGTGGCCGCCTTCACCCAGGCCGGCCGCGAGCTGGGTTTGATTCCCGCCTGA
- a CDS encoding O-acetylhomoserine aminocarboxypropyltransferase, translating to MSGYADPGFDTLALHAGATPDPATGARATPLHLTTSFVFENSEHAASLFNMERAGHVYSRISNPTTAVFEERVAALEGGVGAIATASGQAALHLAIATLAGAGAHIVASAALYGGSHNLLHYTLARFGIATTFVRPGDLDAWKAAIRPNTKLLFGETLGNPGLDVLDIPNVAAIAHEAGLPLLVDSTLTTPYLMRPFEHGADLVYHSATKFLSGHGTVVGGVLADSGAFDWQAAHARHGRFPELCEPYAGFHGMVFSEESTVGAFLLRARREGLRDFGACMSPHTAWLILQGIETLSLRMQRHVANAQKVAEFLEAQPGVARVGYPGLASHPSHALAQQLLPKGCGSVFSFDLKGSREQGKRFIEALKIFSHLANVGDCRSLVIHPASTTHFRMDDAALAQAGITPGTIRLSIGLEDADDLIADLKTALKIAAK from the coding sequence ATGTCCGGCTACGCCGACCCTGGCTTTGATACCTTGGCGCTACACGCGGGGGCAACACCCGACCCCGCCACCGGCGCACGCGCCACGCCCCTGCACCTCACGACCTCCTTCGTCTTCGAAAACTCGGAGCACGCGGCCTCGCTGTTCAATATGGAACGCGCCGGCCATGTCTACTCGCGCATCTCCAACCCCACCACCGCGGTGTTCGAGGAGCGCGTGGCGGCGCTGGAAGGCGGCGTGGGCGCGATCGCCACCGCCAGCGGCCAGGCCGCCCTTCACCTGGCCATCGCCACCCTGGCCGGCGCCGGCGCGCACATCGTGGCCTCGGCCGCGCTCTATGGCGGTTCGCACAATCTGCTGCACTACACGCTGGCGCGCTTCGGCATTGCCACCACCTTTGTGCGCCCCGGCGACCTGGACGCCTGGAAGGCGGCGATCCGCCCCAACACCAAGCTGCTGTTCGGCGAGACCCTGGGCAACCCCGGCCTGGACGTGCTCGACATACCGAATGTGGCCGCCATCGCCCATGAGGCCGGCCTGCCGCTGTTGGTGGACTCGACCCTCACCACGCCCTATTTGATGCGGCCCTTCGAGCATGGCGCCGATCTGGTCTACCACTCGGCCACCAAGTTCCTGAGCGGCCATGGCACGGTGGTAGGCGGCGTGCTGGCCGACAGCGGCGCCTTCGACTGGCAGGCCGCGCACGCGCGCCACGGCCGCTTCCCCGAACTGTGCGAGCCCTACGCGGGCTTCCACGGCATGGTGTTCAGCGAGGAAAGCACGGTGGGCGCCTTCCTGCTGCGCGCGCGCCGCGAGGGCCTGCGCGATTTCGGCGCCTGCATGAGCCCGCACACCGCCTGGCTGATCCTGCAAGGCATCGAGACACTCTCGCTGCGCATGCAGCGTCACGTCGCCAACGCGCAGAAGGTGGCCGAGTTCCTGGAGGCCCAGCCCGGCGTGGCGCGCGTGGGCTACCCGGGCCTGGCCAGCCATCCCAGCCATGCGCTGGCGCAACAACTGTTGCCCAAGGGCTGCGGCTCGGTGTTCAGCTTCGATCTCAAGGGCAGCCGCGAACAGGGCAAGCGCTTCATCGAGGCGCTGAAGATCTTCAGCCATCTGGCCAATGTGGGCGACTGCCGCTCGCTGGTGATCCACCCCGCCAGCACCACGCATTTCCGCATGGACGATGCGGCACTGGCCCAGGCCGGCATCACGCCGGGCACGATACGCCTGTCGATTGGCCTGGAGGATGCGGATGACCTGATCGCCGACCTCAAGACCGCCCTCAAGATCGCTGCCAAGTAA
- a CDS encoding MipA/OmpV family protein: MRVTPAALTLGAMLLLGAGPAAAQTLPADEEDFRYLLGLGLRAGPDYWGSEQRSLSLKPLWALRWGRWRISTSGAGGLMGFGNEAVGPGPGASRELFRSSTLRVGFGLRFDSGRNSDAVSSTAGLPDVQRTLRGRLYASYALAPPWQLSGALSQDLLGKRGGAVATIDLTRRLYRSPMAELNAFVSASAGDRRHMLSYFGVPADSPAAQRYGRAYEPGAGLRDATLGANYTRAFGSHWVGYAGASLSTLLGPAADSPLDQRRSAFGWSLGLAYRN, encoded by the coding sequence ATGCGTGTGACCCCTGCTGCGCTCACTCTTGGCGCCATGCTGCTGCTTGGTGCCGGCCCCGCCGCTGCCCAGACCCTGCCGGCGGATGAGGAAGACTTTCGCTACCTGCTGGGCCTGGGCCTGCGCGCCGGCCCCGATTACTGGGGCTCGGAGCAGCGCAGCCTCAGCCTGAAGCCCTTGTGGGCGCTGCGCTGGGGGCGCTGGCGCATCTCCACCTCGGGGGCGGGGGGCTTGATGGGCTTTGGCAACGAGGCCGTCGGCCCGGGCCCCGGCGCCAGCCGCGAGCTGTTCCGCAGCAGCACGCTGCGCGTGGGCTTCGGCCTGCGCTTCGACAGCGGCCGCAACAGCGATGCCGTCAGCAGCACGGCGGGCTTGCCGGATGTGCAGCGCACCCTGCGCGGCCGCCTCTACGCGAGCTATGCGCTGGCGCCGCCATGGCAGCTTTCAGGTGCCCTGAGCCAGGATCTGCTGGGCAAACGCGGCGGTGCCGTGGCCACCATCGATCTGACGCGCCGCCTCTATCGCAGCCCGATGGCCGAGCTGAACGCCTTCGTGAGTGCCTCGGCGGGCGATCGCCGCCACATGCTCAGCTACTTTGGCGTGCCGGCCGACAGCCCGGCCGCACAACGCTATGGCCGCGCCTACGAGCCCGGTGCCGGCCTGCGCGACGCCACCCTGGGCGCCAACTACACGCGCGCCTTCGGCAGCCATTGGGTGGGCTATGCGGGCGCCAGCCTCAGCACTCTGCTGGGGCCGGCGGCCGACAGCCCGCTGGACCAGCGCCGCAGCGCCTTCGGCTGGAGCCTGGGGCTGGCCTACCGCAACTGA
- a CDS encoding DUF962 domain-containing protein — protein MSSASQVQDFRSFAEFYPFYLGEHRNPTCRRLHFLGSSLSLVCLALLLATGSWQFLPLGLVAGYGCAWIGHFGFEKNKPASFKRPLWSFMGDWVMYKDIWTGRIPF, from the coding sequence ATGAGCAGCGCCAGCCAGGTCCAGGACTTCCGCAGCTTCGCCGAGTTCTACCCCTTCTACCTGGGCGAGCACCGCAACCCCACCTGCCGGCGCCTGCACTTCCTGGGCTCGAGCCTGAGCCTTGTTTGCCTGGCCCTGCTGCTGGCCACCGGCAGCTGGCAGTTCCTGCCGCTGGGCCTGGTGGCCGGCTATGGCTGCGCCTGGATCGGCCATTTCGGCTTCGAGAAGAACAAGCCCGCCTCCTTCAAGCGCCCGCTCTGGAGCTTCATGGGCGACTGGGTCATGTACAAGGACATCTGGACCGGGCGCATCCCCTTCTAG
- a CDS encoding alpha/beta fold hydrolase, with protein sequence MKLQVNAQTVYAYTGGKDFDPTLPCIVFVHGALHDHSVWTLLARWFAHHGHGVLALDLPGHGRSEGQALPSVEALGAWLVQVLDAAGVQQASLVGHSMGSLIALEAAAQAPARAGRLVMVGTAYPMKVSEALLETARTAPLNAMDMVNVFSHSSQASKPSYPGPGAWLHGGNLQLMRRVQAGYTHGNLFEHDFRVCDAYAHGLEAAPAVTCPVHFILGERDQMTAPKQSQALAAALKATVHRVPAGHSLMAEAPDPVLNALRTAIA encoded by the coding sequence ATGAAGCTGCAAGTCAACGCACAGACCGTCTACGCCTATACCGGCGGCAAGGACTTCGACCCCACCCTGCCCTGCATCGTGTTCGTGCATGGCGCCCTGCACGACCACAGCGTCTGGACCCTGCTGGCCCGCTGGTTTGCCCACCACGGCCACGGCGTGCTGGCCTTGGACCTGCCCGGCCACGGCCGCAGCGAGGGTCAGGCCTTGCCCTCGGTGGAGGCGCTGGGGGCCTGGCTCGTACAGGTGCTGGACGCCGCCGGCGTGCAGCAGGCCAGCCTGGTGGGCCACAGCATGGGCTCGCTGATCGCCCTGGAGGCCGCGGCACAGGCGCCGGCACGCGCCGGCCGATTGGTGATGGTGGGCACGGCCTACCCGATGAAGGTCTCCGAGGCCTTGCTGGAAACCGCGCGCACGGCGCCGCTCAATGCCATGGACATGGTGAATGTGTTCTCGCACAGCAGCCAGGCCAGCAAGCCCTCCTACCCCGGCCCCGGCGCCTGGTTGCATGGTGGCAATCTGCAGCTGATGCGGCGCGTGCAGGCGGGCTACACCCATGGCAATCTGTTCGAGCATGATTTCCGCGTCTGCGATGCCTATGCCCATGGCCTCGAGGCCGCGCCAGCGGTGACCTGCCCGGTGCACTTCATCCTCGGCGAGCGCGACCAGATGACCGCCCCCAAGCAGAGCCAGGCCTTGGCCGCGGCGCTGAAGGCGACGGTACATCGCGTGCCCGCCGGGCATTCACTGATGGCAGAGGCGCCGGACCCGGTATTGAATGCACTCCGCACCGCCATCGCCTAG